The nucleotide window AGCTCTCGCCTTCTGCTATCCTTTTCTAAGGATATGAGGTATACCCCCCCCTTCATTTTTTGCATAATATCTCCTTTAAATTTAAACTCTAATCGTATTTGCGTGTGCTAAGGCCACGGCGATGGCGTCGGTTATGTCAAGTGGCTTAATCTCCTTGCTAATACCTAAAATCCGCTTTACCATAAAGGCCACCTGCTCCTTTGCCGCCTTGCCGTTGCCAGTTACGGCCTTTTTTACCTGAAGCGGGGTATATTCGGCAAAATCGCCGTGAAGCTGCAAAATTTTTAGGCTCAGAGCCCCACGAAACTGCGCTAGCTTTAGCACGCTTTGGGGATTGTAAGCGTA belongs to Campylobacter sp. 19-13652 and includes:
- the ruvC gene encoding crossover junction endodeoxyribonuclease RuvC, which codes for MKILGIDPGSRNCGYAILEKTPKKTALVEAGLIKIKPSTLQYQITELCEGIDLIFSHHSFDAVAVEDIFYAYNPQSVLKLAQFRGALSLKILQLHGDFAEYTPLQVKKAVTGNGKAAKEQVAFMVKRILGISKEIKPLDITDAIAVALAHANTIRV